The Ignavibacteriales bacterium DNA window CGGCTAAAACATTCCCCATAATAACTTCATCAATATTATTCTTATCTATTTTAGATTCTTCAAGAAGAGATTTGATAACAATACTTCCTAACTGCGGCGCACTGAAACTGCTTAACGATCCGTTAAACGATCCGACTGGAGTTCTCTTAGCGTGTGTAATAACTACTTTTTTCATGTTATGCCTATTTTATGTTTATATAATTTAGAACCGATTTTAACTGGTTTAATTTAAGTAAAGTTGATTTTTTATTTCACAATAATTTTTCTCTTTCGAGGATACAATAACTTTAATTCTTTCTACTCTTTTTTGGTTTGAACAATCCGTCTTCAATTGAACCGCTGAAACATAGATCAACAACTTCTTTATCGGCAATATTTAATGATCGTATAGATTTTGAATTCAAAATCTTATGGTGTTTAATTGTATAAAGGTAATCTCCGATGAATTCTAGGTCATCATCGGTTGTCATCCAATTATATTTATCAAATCTGGAAAGATTAACCGGATTAGAATAAGAGCGCAAAGATTTTTCACCTAATGTGTTAAAATAAAATTCGAAGTAAGAAATTATTAATTCTCTTAAAGAACGGTAAACCGGTTCTCTGAACCGCAAAAGGGTTGTGTTTGATTTTGCAACTGCACCAAAACAATTGTTCTGTTTATAAATTGCGATTACATGGTCATCGTCATTTTCAGCAACAAGATCTACGATAAGCGGTTTATGTCCCATTGATCTTAAAATCGCTGCAGCAAATAGAGCTCCCTCAAAACAATTTGCTTTTTGTTTTAAGAATACATTCTTAGGAGAGTTCGTTACATATTCTGAATTGTAAAGTGACCCATTTAAGAATATTTGTATATCAATCGGTTTCTTAAATTGTTTTGCAAAATTCAATTTGTTATTCATTATTCCCTATAGTTTAAGATTATCAATTTTCAGTATTATATAATTTTTGATATTCACTTTGAAGTAAACTACAAATTGGACCCGGAACACCGCCATTAATAATATTTCCGTCAATCTCAATAACAGGAGTTACCTCAGCCGTCGTACTAAGCAGAAGTATTTCATCAAAATGGTTTAGTTCGGATAGTTTAATATCTCTTTCCGTATATCTAATTCCTAACTTCTTACATAATCTCAAAACAATTCCGCGGGTGATGCCGGGAAGTATTAAGTTACTAAGAGGTGGAGTGATCAACTCACTATTTTTGATAAAGCATACATTCGTTTGAGTTCCTTCAGTTATGAAACCATTGCGGTGCCAAATAATTTCAGTCAATCCATTCTTTACTGCTCTTTGTTTTGTTAAAATATTCGGTAATAAGGAAATTGTTTTTATATCACAGTGCATCCATCTTATATCTTCTTCCAGTCCAACTCTAACACCGTTTTGCATCTCTTCATGTCTGGCAGGAAATTTTTCAACATACATAAAAACTGTCGGTTCCATATTATCGTTAAAATAATGTCTGCGCGGAAATTGTATCCCTCGTGAAATCTGGATATATGCTATTGATAACTGATCATCCAGATTATTCTTCTGAATAAGTTCGTATAAAATTTTTTCTACGTTTTCAAAAGCCGAAAAAGAAATTTCAATTTTCTTCAAGCTGCTTTTTAGACGATCAAGATGTGTCTTATATTCAAAAAAGAATTTCGGGTAATATCTTATTACTTCGTAAACTCCATCTCCAAATTGAAAAGCTCTGTCAAATGGAGATACTGTAACATTTTCCAGATCTAAAATCTTACCGTTATAAAATACCAGCATACTCTACCGGACATCAGTTGTGTCATAATGAATTAACTAAGTAATTCTAAGAATAAATTAAGCTATACTTGATTATAAATTCAAATGGTTTGATCGAATTTTTAAGAACCGTTATCTTATATAATCTGTGATTAGATTTTCATTGTTAACAAAACAATTGAGTTTTGTATCAGAAAAAGTTAATTATAGATAGAAAAATAAACGGTGATTAAATGGAATTAGCAAAAGTTGAAGGAACAATTGTATCCACAGCAAAATCGGAAAAACTTCACGGCTACAAATTACTTTTACTTAATCTGATTAATCCGGATATGAGTTCATCAAATAATTATGTTGTAGCGGTTGATGCTGTTGGTGCAGGAGAAGGCGAAGTTGTTATTGTTGTTCGCGGAAGTTCTGCCCGTCAAGCGGAAAAACTTACTAATGTTCCAACCGATTCGAGTATTGTTGCAATTGTAGATTCAGTTGAATTTAAGGGTAAAGTAGTTTTTAGAAAAAGTTGAGCTAATTTATGAAACTCGGTAGAATTCAAGGAAAAGTTTGGGCAACTGTAAAAGATCCTAAATTAAATAATTGCACTCTATACATTCTTCAACCGGTTGACGAAGATGAAAATCCAATTGGTATGGCACAAGTTGCAGTTGATACCGTGAGCTGCCGCGAAGGTGATTTAGTTTACTGGGTTGGCGGTGGAGAAGCAACATTCGCTTTCCCTGATAGACAAATACCAAGCGATGTTACAATTGTTGGTTTAGTAGATAGACTGGATTTGAAAAAATTATGATCCTCGGCAAAGTAATCGGAAGTATTGTTTCTACAATCAAACACGATTCCTATAGAAATAAAAAAATCATGCTTGTTCGTCCTATAACTCCAGATGGTAAATTGAAATCCGGAACAATGGTTGCAATAGATACTGTCCGTGCCGGTGAAGGAGATACTGTACTTGTAATGTCTGAAGGAAGAAGCACAATGGATATTCTTGAATTAAAGAATCGTGAACCTTTAAGAAGTATAATCGTTGGAGTTGTTGATAGAGTTGATATAATTTCAAGTCAAAATAAAAAATAGAATAAGATCAAATAAAATCTTCTCTGTAAGGTGTAAACACATCTATTAACATACTTTCTTCTAATGCAGTAACACCGTGATCAAGATTTGGCAGCACAAGAAATACATCGCCTTCTTTCATAATTTTCTTCTCATCATTTATAGTAACTTCAAACGAACCTTTAACCAAATAACTAATTTGTTTATGCGGGTGTTTATGAAGGTTACCTACACCTCCTTTTTTAAATTCAACAGCAACAAGCATAATATCTTTTTCATAACCTAATATTTTTCTTCTAACTCCTTCGCCTACGTTTTTCCATTCGTGATCTTTGCTAAAAATAAATCCGGTCATTCCGAACTGATATTCCATGAAGTTCTCCGTTATTAAGAAATATTTCTTATCAAAAGTAATGATTAAAGATTCAATGCCGCATCTTTATCTAAATACCAATTCAGTTTTCCATTAATTGGTTTAATATATGCGGCAGGAAATGAATTTGATATTTGTGCACTATTTATTATATCTGAAACAACTTTTGATTTATTCTTTCCGGTAACAAAAAAAATAATCTGCGATGAGTTGTTGATTATTGTCCCGGTTAGTGTAATTCTTTTTTGAAATGTCAACGGATGAATTGCTGTCTCACAAATCCTTTCAGACTTAATCAAATGAAGTTGGTCCGGAAAAATTGATGCAGTATGTCCATCGCTTCCTATTCCAAGCATTGTTAAATCAAATGATGGTAAGTTATTTCTTTCCGGAACAATATTTTTTATAACTGAAGAATATCGTTCTGCTTCTTTCAACTGATCATTCTCACCTTGAATTCTGTAAATATTTTCTGCCGGTATTTGAATTTTGTCAAGCAGATATTGTTTTGTCATTCTGTAATTGCTGTCGCTGTCGGTCGGTTGTACACATCTCTCATCTGTCCAGAAAAAACAAATGTTCTCCCATTTGATTTTCTTTTTATATTTTTCTACAAGTTTATTAAAAAATATTTTAGGAGTATTCCCGCCTGAAAGAGCTACATAAAAATTTTTCTTATTGCGGAGATATTCTTCACTCATTCTAAAGAAATCTTCAGCTAAACATTCAGCAGCGTTTTCAGTAGTAGAAAATATTTTTATGTCTGGGTTTTTAGAGATCATTCATTAAAGATGTTAGAAAAGTATTTCAAAAATTATTATAGCTCGCAATAATTTCCATCATCAGCAAGATTTTTACATGGATAGCGCCATGTTTTATCTTCAGCAATCAAATCGTCTGCTTTATCAGGTCCCCACGTTCCTGCCGGATAGCCATGGATTTTTATGTTACTATTATTTCCCCAAGCTTTTTGAATCGGTTCTACAAATTTCCACGCAGCTTCAACTGCATCTGCTCTTGTATACAAAGTTGAATCACCAACCATAGCATCATAAAGAAGTCGTTCGTACGCACCCGGAACATGAACATTTGATAAATCCGAATAATGAAAATCCATGTTCACATTTTTAACATTGAAACCGGCACCGGGAACTTTCATTCCAAATTTTAACAGAATTCCTTCATCAGGTTGAATACGAATTATAAGTTGATTACTTGAATTACCCTCTTCTTCTTTTGAAAATAAATAATGCGGTGTTGGTTTGAAATGAATTACGATTTCTGTAACACGTGTAGGAAGTCTTTTGCCTGCGCGGACATAGAATGGTACTCCGCCCCATCTCCAATTATCAATATAAAATTTGACAGCAACAAATGTTTCTGTTCGGGATTTCGAATCAACGCCTTTTTCTTCTCTGTATCCGGCAACTTTTTCACCTTTTATTTTTGAAGAAATGTATTGACCCCGTATAACATTTTTATCAACATCTTCTTCTCTAAAAGGACGGAGTGATTGAAAAACTTTTAATGTTTCATTTCGAATTGAGTTTGAATCAAATGTTGAAGGCGGTTCCATAGCTGTTAAACCGACCATCTGCAGTAAATGATTTTGAACCATATCACGAAGAGCACCGGATGAATCATAATATCCGCCTCGGCTTTCAACTCCAATACTTTCGGCGGAAGTTATCTCGACATATTGGACATAATTTCTATTCCAGAGCGGCTCAAATATTCCATTTGCAAATCTTGTAACTAATAAATTTTGTACAGTCTCTTTTCCAAGATAATGATCTATTCTGTAAATCTGTTCTTCATTAAACGTTTCATGTAATTTTAAATTTAATTTTATTGCCGAAGTTAGATCATAACCAAAAGGTTTTTCAAGAATTAGTCTTCTATACCCATCACATTCTTTTTGAAGCTCAACCGATCCAAGATTCCCGGCTATTTGTTCATACAAAATTGGCGGAGTTGCTAGATAGAATAAATAATTTCCGCCGGTTTGATGCTCAGAATCAAGTGATTCTAATTTTCTTTTTAATAATTCAAAATCATTAACATACTCTGTATTTATAGAAACATAGTATAATTTTTCGAGGAATTGATGAAGTGTTTCATTGTTATAATTTTTATTCCCGGAGAAATTCTTTAAACCTACTTCCATTTTTTTCCGGAAACTCTCATCAGTCATTTCTGTTCTCCCCACACCAAGAACTACAAATTTATTAGGAAGAAGATTTTGGTTTAGCAATTCAAAAATTGCCGGAATTAATTTCCGATTGGTAAGATCGCCTGAAGCGCCAAATATTACTAAAATACAATCAGCAGGTTTTTCCATAACAATTTTTCTTCCAAGTTAATACTTTAATAAATTGCTCTTTTTCATCAGTTTGTACAACTTGATCTGTAAATTTTCTCTGTTTTATTAAGTCTTAATTTATGGATTAAAGTTATAACTTATAAATGTTAATTTGAAGAACTAAACTATTGAATTAAAACAATGATATATTTCCATTAATACGGTAAAAAAAGTAATGTATATTATTATATAAACTGATTTTGTTTGAATCAAAAATCTAATAAATTCAATACATAAAAAAAAACAAAGGTGAAAATATGAGATTTAATAAATTCTTTATAGCAGCAATTTCATTTCTAATAATTCTTTCAATTACAACAATTGCTCAACAAG harbors:
- the zwf gene encoding glucose-6-phosphate dehydrogenase is translated as MEKPADCILVIFGASGDLTNRKLIPAIFELLNQNLLPNKFVVLGVGRTEMTDESFRKKMEVGLKNFSGNKNYNNETLHQFLEKLYYVSINTEYVNDFELLKRKLESLDSEHQTGGNYLFYLATPPILYEQIAGNLGSVELQKECDGYRRLILEKPFGYDLTSAIKLNLKLHETFNEEQIYRIDHYLGKETVQNLLVTRFANGIFEPLWNRNYVQYVEITSAESIGVESRGGYYDSSGALRDMVQNHLLQMVGLTAMEPPSTFDSNSIRNETLKVFQSLRPFREEDVDKNVIRGQYISSKIKGEKVAGYREEKGVDSKSRTETFVAVKFYIDNWRWGGVPFYVRAGKRLPTRVTEIVIHFKPTPHYLFSKEEEGNSSNQLIIRIQPDEGILLKFGMKVPGAGFNVKNVNMDFHYSDLSNVHVPGAYERLLYDAMVGDSTLYTRADAVEAAWKFVEPIQKAWGNNSNIKIHGYPAGTWGPDKADDLIAEDKTWRYPCKNLADDGNYCEL
- a CDS encoding cupin domain-containing protein, whose protein sequence is MEYQFGMTGFIFSKDHEWKNVGEGVRRKILGYEKDIMLVAVEFKKGGVGNLHKHPHKQISYLVKGSFEVTINDEKKIMKEGDVFLVLPNLDHGVTALEESMLIDVFTPYREDFI
- a CDS encoding EutN/CcmL family microcompartment protein, whose protein sequence is MILGKVIGSIVSTIKHDSYRNKKIMLVRPITPDGKLKSGTMVAIDTVRAGEGDTVLVMSEGRSTMDILELKNREPLRSIIVGVVDRVDIISSQNKK
- a CDS encoding aminotransferase class IV, with the protein product MLVFYNGKILDLENVTVSPFDRAFQFGDGVYEVIRYYPKFFFEYKTHLDRLKSSLKKIEISFSAFENVEKILYELIQKNNLDDQLSIAYIQISRGIQFPRRHYFNDNMEPTVFMYVEKFPARHEEMQNGVRVGLEEDIRWMHCDIKTISLLPNILTKQRAVKNGLTEIIWHRNGFITEGTQTNVCFIKNSELITPPLSNLILPGITRGIVLRLCKKLGIRYTERDIKLSELNHFDEILLLSTTAEVTPVIEIDGNIINGGVPGPICSLLQSEYQKLYNTEN
- a CDS encoding EutN/CcmL family microcompartment protein yields the protein MKLGRIQGKVWATVKDPKLNNCTLYILQPVDEDENPIGMAQVAVDTVSCREGDLVYWVGGGEATFAFPDRQIPSDVTIVGLVDRLDLKKL
- a CDS encoding EutN/CcmL family microcompartment protein; translation: MELAKVEGTIVSTAKSEKLHGYKLLLLNLINPDMSSSNNYVVAVDAVGAGEGEVVIVVRGSSARQAEKLTNVPTDSSIVAIVDSVEFKGKVVFRKS
- the pgl gene encoding 6-phosphogluconolactonase, which gives rise to MISKNPDIKIFSTTENAAECLAEDFFRMSEEYLRNKKNFYVALSGGNTPKIFFNKLVEKYKKKIKWENICFFWTDERCVQPTDSDSNYRMTKQYLLDKIQIPAENIYRIQGENDQLKEAERYSSVIKNIVPERNNLPSFDLTMLGIGSDGHTASIFPDQLHLIKSERICETAIHPLTFQKRITLTGTIINNSSQIIFFVTGKNKSKVVSDIINSAQISNSFPAAYIKPINGKLNWYLDKDAALNL